A window of the Scophthalmus maximus strain ysfricsl-2021 chromosome 8, ASM2237912v1, whole genome shotgun sequence genome harbors these coding sequences:
- the armh3 gene encoding armadillo-like helical domain-containing protein 3 isoform X1 yields the protein MSRAHCLDVIHRRLLCSPRLEDSAMSQVEKKAGLLRRTSSSKKPLKEKVVLMYDEIFAKEDPAKNNPRFWDELFLMKVNLEYLESKLESVDGEEVQRIQDNINSLFHHCVQALAEEHQIKVVNALQTLCALFRGVHQKNKSASGFDIINMLMGFDKAEQRMKDLMERLDSLLCGDGSESLKSLCLKLLLCLVTVTDNISQNTILEYVMINSIFEAILQILSDVASRGQHGYDAVVLLALLVNYRKYESVNPYIVKLSIVDDEPTLDGMGMVVHQALTEYNRQYKDKEEENQGGFFSTLTSMVGSMFIADADEKLSVQTNEAILLALYEAVHLNRNFITVLAQSHPEIDIPITPTTPTPMTPTAPLGTTPPSLDMMNNPELPLDPNLQTSNLLITFLKYASIVMQDTKDEHRLNSARLCLIILTCIAEDQYADAFLHDDNMNFRVNLHRMPMRHRKKTVDKNIPSRPLVCAVLDLMVEFIVTHMMKDFPMDLYLRCVQIIHKLLCYQKKCRIRLHYTWRELWSALINLLKFLLSNETTLLAKHNIFHLALLVVNLFNMFITYGDTFLPTSNSYDELYYEIVRMHQVFDNLYCMVLRVSTNTGQWKEAASKVTHALINVRAIVNHFNPKIESYAAVNHISQLSEEQVLEVVRSNYDTLTLKLQDGLDQFERYSEQPKEAAFFKELVRSISLNVRKNVSLNTMSQDVLLKEFSTIS from the exons ATGAGCCGCGCACATTGCCTGGACGTCATTCACAGGAGGCTTCTCTGCTCGCCTCGCCTCGAAG ACTCAGCCATGTCTCAGGTGGAGAAGAAGGCAGGGCTACTCCGGAGGACGTCGTCCTCTAAGAAACCCTTGAAAGAGAAGGTGGTGCTGATGTATGATGAGATTTTTGCG AAAGAAGACCCGGCCAAAAACAACCCTCGCTTCTGGGATGAGCTGTTTCTTATGAAG GTGAACCTAGAGTACCTCGAGTCTAAGTTGGAGAGTGTAGATGGGGAAGAAGTTCAGCGCATTCAAGACAACATCAACTCTCTGTTCCACCACTGCGTTCAGGCTCTGGCTGAGGAGCACCAGATCAAAGTGGTCAATGCCCTGCAG ACTCTGTGTGCACTATTCCGAGGGGTTCATCAGAAGAACAAGTCAGCGTCTGGCTTTGACATCATCAACATGCTCATGGGGTTTGATAAGGCTGAGCAGAGGATGAAG GACCTGATGGAGAGACTGGACAGTCTTCTCTGTGGCGATGGCTCAGAGAGCCTCAAGAGCCTTTGtctcaaactgctgctgtgtctggTCACG GTAACAGACAATATTAGTCAGAACACCATACTGGAATATGTGATGATCAACAGCATCTTTGAAGCCATTCTGCAG atcCTATCAGATGTCGCCAGTAGAGGGCAACATGGTTATGATGCTGTGGTGCTGCTGGCCCTCTTGGTTAACTACAGGAAATATGAG tctgtgaatCCGTACATTGTGAAGCTGTCCATTGTTGACGATGAGCCAACACTGGAT GGAATGGGGATGGTTGTCCACCAAGCTCTGACAGAATATAACAG GCAGTacaaagacaaggaggaggagaaccaggGTGGATTCTTCTCTACCCTAACTAGTATG GTGGGCAGCATGTTCATAGCGGATGCTGATGAGAAGCTCTCTGTGCA GACAAATGAGGCGATCCTGCTGGCGCTCTACGAGGCTGTGCACCTTAACCGTAACTTCATCACTGTATTAGCACAA AGCCACCCAGAGATTGACATCCCAATCACACCTACCACCCCTACTCCAATGACACCTACAGCACCACTCGGCACAACGCCGCCCTCCCTAGACA tGATGAACAACCCAGAGCTGCCTCTGGATCCCAATCTGCAGACCAGCAACCTCCTCATCACCTTCCTCAAGTACGCCTCCATTGTAATGCAGGATACTAAAG atgAGCATCGACTTAACAGTGCCAGACTGTGCCTGATCATCCTCACGTGCATAGCCGAG GACCAGTATGCTGATGCCTTTCTTCATGATGACAATATGAATTTCAGAGTCAACCTCCACAGAATG CCAATgaggcacagaaaaaaaacagtggacaAGAACATCCCCTCACGGCCACTGGTGTGTGCTGTTCTAG ACCTGATGGTGGAGTTTATTGTGACTCATATGATGAAGGATTTTCCCATGGATCTGTActt GCGCTGTGTGCAGATCATCCACAAACTTCTGTGCTACCAGAAGAAATGCAGAATCAGATTACACTACACCTGGAGAGAGCTCTGGTCAG CTCTCATCAACCTGCTGAAGTTCCTGTTGTCAAACGAGACCACACTGCTGGCTAAGCACAACATCTTTCATCTGGCCTTACTG GTAGTGAACCTGTTCAATATGTTCATAACCTACGGCGACACATTCCTGCCCACCTCCAACAGCTACGACGAGCTGTACTATGAAATCGTACGAATGCACCAGGTCTTCGACAACCTCTACTGTATGG TTTTGAGAGTATCAACCAATACGGGCCAGTGGAAGGAGGCAGCCAGCAAAGTAACGCATGCCCTCATCAATGTTCG GGCCATAGTCAACCATTTTAACCCCAAGATTGAGTCGTACGCTGCCGTGAACCACATCTCCCAGCTGTCAGAGGAACAG GTGTTGGAGGTGGTACGATCAAACTATGACACGCTGACCCTCAAACTGCAGGATGGTCTGGACCAGTTCGAGAGGTACTCGGAGCAACCCAAAGAGGCCGCGTTCTTCAAGGAGCTG GTTCGCTCCATCAGTCTGAATGTGAGGAAGAATGTCTCCTTGAACACAATGAGTCAGGACGTCCTGCTTAAAGAgttctccaccatctcctga
- the armh3 gene encoding armadillo-like helical domain-containing protein 3 isoform X2, producing the protein MSQVEKKAGLLRRTSSSKKPLKEKVVLMYDEIFAKEDPAKNNPRFWDELFLMKVNLEYLESKLESVDGEEVQRIQDNINSLFHHCVQALAEEHQIKVVNALQTLCALFRGVHQKNKSASGFDIINMLMGFDKAEQRMKDLMERLDSLLCGDGSESLKSLCLKLLLCLVTVTDNISQNTILEYVMINSIFEAILQILSDVASRGQHGYDAVVLLALLVNYRKYESVNPYIVKLSIVDDEPTLDGMGMVVHQALTEYNRQYKDKEEENQGGFFSTLTSMVGSMFIADADEKLSVQTNEAILLALYEAVHLNRNFITVLAQSHPEIDIPITPTTPTPMTPTAPLGTTPPSLDMMNNPELPLDPNLQTSNLLITFLKYASIVMQDTKDEHRLNSARLCLIILTCIAEDQYADAFLHDDNMNFRVNLHRMPMRHRKKTVDKNIPSRPLVCAVLDLMVEFIVTHMMKDFPMDLYLRCVQIIHKLLCYQKKCRIRLHYTWRELWSALINLLKFLLSNETTLLAKHNIFHLALLVVNLFNMFITYGDTFLPTSNSYDELYYEIVRMHQVFDNLYCMVLRVSTNTGQWKEAASKVTHALINVRAIVNHFNPKIESYAAVNHISQLSEEQVLEVVRSNYDTLTLKLQDGLDQFERYSEQPKEAAFFKELVRSISLNVRKNVSLNTMSQDVLLKEFSTIS; encoded by the exons ATGTCTCAGGTGGAGAAGAAGGCAGGGCTACTCCGGAGGACGTCGTCCTCTAAGAAACCCTTGAAAGAGAAGGTGGTGCTGATGTATGATGAGATTTTTGCG AAAGAAGACCCGGCCAAAAACAACCCTCGCTTCTGGGATGAGCTGTTTCTTATGAAG GTGAACCTAGAGTACCTCGAGTCTAAGTTGGAGAGTGTAGATGGGGAAGAAGTTCAGCGCATTCAAGACAACATCAACTCTCTGTTCCACCACTGCGTTCAGGCTCTGGCTGAGGAGCACCAGATCAAAGTGGTCAATGCCCTGCAG ACTCTGTGTGCACTATTCCGAGGGGTTCATCAGAAGAACAAGTCAGCGTCTGGCTTTGACATCATCAACATGCTCATGGGGTTTGATAAGGCTGAGCAGAGGATGAAG GACCTGATGGAGAGACTGGACAGTCTTCTCTGTGGCGATGGCTCAGAGAGCCTCAAGAGCCTTTGtctcaaactgctgctgtgtctggTCACG GTAACAGACAATATTAGTCAGAACACCATACTGGAATATGTGATGATCAACAGCATCTTTGAAGCCATTCTGCAG atcCTATCAGATGTCGCCAGTAGAGGGCAACATGGTTATGATGCTGTGGTGCTGCTGGCCCTCTTGGTTAACTACAGGAAATATGAG tctgtgaatCCGTACATTGTGAAGCTGTCCATTGTTGACGATGAGCCAACACTGGAT GGAATGGGGATGGTTGTCCACCAAGCTCTGACAGAATATAACAG GCAGTacaaagacaaggaggaggagaaccaggGTGGATTCTTCTCTACCCTAACTAGTATG GTGGGCAGCATGTTCATAGCGGATGCTGATGAGAAGCTCTCTGTGCA GACAAATGAGGCGATCCTGCTGGCGCTCTACGAGGCTGTGCACCTTAACCGTAACTTCATCACTGTATTAGCACAA AGCCACCCAGAGATTGACATCCCAATCACACCTACCACCCCTACTCCAATGACACCTACAGCACCACTCGGCACAACGCCGCCCTCCCTAGACA tGATGAACAACCCAGAGCTGCCTCTGGATCCCAATCTGCAGACCAGCAACCTCCTCATCACCTTCCTCAAGTACGCCTCCATTGTAATGCAGGATACTAAAG atgAGCATCGACTTAACAGTGCCAGACTGTGCCTGATCATCCTCACGTGCATAGCCGAG GACCAGTATGCTGATGCCTTTCTTCATGATGACAATATGAATTTCAGAGTCAACCTCCACAGAATG CCAATgaggcacagaaaaaaaacagtggacaAGAACATCCCCTCACGGCCACTGGTGTGTGCTGTTCTAG ACCTGATGGTGGAGTTTATTGTGACTCATATGATGAAGGATTTTCCCATGGATCTGTActt GCGCTGTGTGCAGATCATCCACAAACTTCTGTGCTACCAGAAGAAATGCAGAATCAGATTACACTACACCTGGAGAGAGCTCTGGTCAG CTCTCATCAACCTGCTGAAGTTCCTGTTGTCAAACGAGACCACACTGCTGGCTAAGCACAACATCTTTCATCTGGCCTTACTG GTAGTGAACCTGTTCAATATGTTCATAACCTACGGCGACACATTCCTGCCCACCTCCAACAGCTACGACGAGCTGTACTATGAAATCGTACGAATGCACCAGGTCTTCGACAACCTCTACTGTATGG TTTTGAGAGTATCAACCAATACGGGCCAGTGGAAGGAGGCAGCCAGCAAAGTAACGCATGCCCTCATCAATGTTCG GGCCATAGTCAACCATTTTAACCCCAAGATTGAGTCGTACGCTGCCGTGAACCACATCTCCCAGCTGTCAGAGGAACAG GTGTTGGAGGTGGTACGATCAAACTATGACACGCTGACCCTCAAACTGCAGGATGGTCTGGACCAGTTCGAGAGGTACTCGGAGCAACCCAAAGAGGCCGCGTTCTTCAAGGAGCTG GTTCGCTCCATCAGTCTGAATGTGAGGAAGAATGTCTCCTTGAACACAATGAGTCAGGACGTCCTGCTTAAAGAgttctccaccatctcctga